A window of Streptomyces broussonetiae genomic DNA:
AGCGCCGCGCCTCCCTGTACGCCACCGCGTACCACCTGACGGGCGACCGCTTCGAGGCCGAGGACCTGCTGCAGAGCGCGCTGTTCTCGACGTACAAGGCCTGGGAACGGATCAGTGACAAGGCGGCGGTCGGCGGGTACCTCCGCCGCACCATGACGAATCTGCACATCAGCGCCTGGCGGCGCCGCAAGCTCAACGAGTACCCGACCGAGGAACTGCCGGAGACGCCCTCCGACACGGACGCGATGCGCGGCACCGAACTGCGCGCGGTCCTGTGGCAGGCGCTGGCCCGGCTGCCCGAACTCCAGCGCACCATGCTGGTCCTGCGCTACTACGAGGGCCGTACGGATCCGGAGATCGCGGCGATCCTCGACATCAGTGTCGGCACGGTGAAGTCCAGCATCTGGCGCTCGCTGCGCCGGCTGCGCGAGGACGAGGTCCTCAGCTTCGGCCGTGACGAGGAGAACGCCTTCGGCGAACTGGTCGCCTGAAGGTCGGGGTCACCGGGGGGTGGCCCGAGGGGGGACGGGGAAAACGGGGGAAAGCGGGGTCCACTGGGGGGTGGGTCCACGGGGGAAACAGGAGCGGGACTGGAGGGCCGGGGGGCCTCTCCAGTCCCGTTTCCGTTTCCGTAGGTTCCGTACGACGGTTACGCCGCCGTCTGCTGCCGGGTCTGCCGTCCCGCAGCCGCGGCGGCGAGCCGCCCCAGCGCCTCGTCGCGATCGCACGGATACGCGCCCAGGGACACCTGCCGGGCGACGATCGACCGTTCCGTGCGCATCAGCCGCCAGCCGCGGCGCAGCAGGAACGGCACCGACTTGCGGCCCTCCCGCAGATCCCGCAGGAAACGCCGGCGGAAGGTGGTCACCGGGCCGCGGCTCAGACACAGCGCGTCCGCGAGCACGCCCAGTTCCCGGCAGCGCTCGACGATCTCCGCCGCGAAGACGCCCTCCGCGATGAACAGCGGGGTGCGGCCGATGCGCAGGGTGTCCTCGCCGGTGCGGGCGCTCAGCCCGATGTCGTACACCGGCACAGGCGTCGACCCGGAGGCGCACAGTCGGGTGATGGCCTCGATCGCGACGTTCGCGTCCCAGGACTCCGGATGGTCCCAGTCGATGTCCGAACTCCCCTCCACCAGGGGCAGTGTCGGG
This region includes:
- a CDS encoding SigE family RNA polymerase sigma factor, with protein sequence MNTLHSISTSAVVTRLHDVHRSGSEKSGAVSGRGCARGTGRQHPAYMSVVDAHPGEAHGGSAYREDSGEQRRSLTEAEFTAYVQERRASLYATAYHLTGDRFEAEDLLQSALFSTYKAWERISDKAAVGGYLRRTMTNLHISAWRRRKLNEYPTEELPETPSDTDAMRGTELRAVLWQALARLPELQRTMLVLRYYEGRTDPEIAAILDISVGTVKSSIWRSLRRLREDEVLSFGRDEENAFGELVA
- a CDS encoding uridine kinase family protein; the protein is MLLCGPSGSGKSLVAARSGLPVLRLDDFYKEGDDPTLPLVEGSSDIDWDHPESWDANVAIEAITRLCASGSTPVPVYDIGLSARTGEDTLRIGRTPLFIAEGVFAAEIVERCRELGVLADALCLSRGPVTTFRRRFLRDLREGRKSVPFLLRRGWRLMRTERSIVARQVSLGAYPCDRDEALGRLAAAAAGRQTRQQTAA